A genomic stretch from Myxocyprinus asiaticus isolate MX2 ecotype Aquarium Trade chromosome 24, UBuf_Myxa_2, whole genome shotgun sequence includes:
- the si:ch211-198n5.11 gene encoding methylcrotonoyl-coenzyme A carboxylase 2 isoform X1 — MYCCMLRSFSFKGNNLIQLARASISQNSQSWDTPSNLSSSTVCLCTHSPQSLWQPLTHILQRHRAHQPSALYRCMSSTVHRRRLPSAFPVIDGAFQPVHRHVYEANLRNSLFCQQKYFEQKEKVLKGGGEKAIARHTQRNQKVLVRDRLRMLLDDEDYLELSPFAGLGLPYGDIPSAGCLTGIGKINGLWCVFIANDATVKGGTAYPITVKKQLRAQDVSMQNRLPCIYLVDSGGAFLPLQSEIFPDKNQGGRTFYNEAVMSAMKIPQVAVVCGSCTAGGAYVPTMAEEAVIVHRIGTIFLGGPPLVKAATGEEVSPEDLGGARLHSGVSGCVDHFATVESEAYEYTRNIISTLNFELPEEHNTQAEEPLYSTDDLMALAPRSYNYSMDVRLIVSRLTDGSRFQEFKARYGTTLLTGFARIEGHQIGIVANNGELTYEASLKGSHFVQLCDQRDIPLIFLQNTAPEPAHTLSQSKAESNTNRLKAQGSMMSAVVCASVPKITVVIGGCHGSDSYAMCGRAFDPNFLFLWPNARVSILAPGHSDAFVQTEEEITQINDMLEEESSAFFSTGRLWDDGVILPQDTRKVISMCLKIIKQQEYQLSREKMRTPLLRL; from the exons ATGTACTGCTGTATGTTGAG GTCTTTCAGTTTCAAAGGGAACAACCTCATACAACTTGCAAGAGCATCAATCTCTCAAAATTCACAGTCATGGGATACACCATCAAATCTTTCTAGTAGCACTGTATGCctctgcacacattcacctcagaGTTTATGGCAACCTTTGACACACATTCTGCAGAGACACAGGGCACATCAGCCATCAGCATTGTACCGCTGTATGAGCTCCACTGTGCACAGGAGACGCCTGCCAAGTGCCTTTCCAGTTATAGATGGAGCATTTCAGCCAGTTCACAGACATGTATATGAAGCAAATCTCAGGAACAGCCTGTTCTGTCAGCAAAA ATATTTTGAGCAGAAGGAAAAAGTATTGAAGGGGGGTGGTGAAAAGGCCATAGCTCGACATACGCAGAGGAATCAGAAGGTCTTGGTACGAGACAGACTTCGCATGCTACTGGATGATGAAGATTATTTAGAACTTTCTCCTTTCGCTGGACTTGGCCTGCCCTATGGAGACATTCCATCAGCAGGCTGTCTCACAG gaatTGGTAAAATAAATGGACTATGGTGCGTATTCATTGCTAACGATGCCACTGTGAAAGGAGGTACAGCATATCCCATCACAGTTAAAAAGCAGCTCAGGGCACAAGACGTGTCCATGCAAAATCGTTTGCCTTGTATTTACTTGGTGGACAGTGGTGGCGCGTTTCTGCCTCTTCAG TCAGAGATCTTTCCTGATAAAAACCAAGGAGGACGCACCTTTTACAATGAAGCAGTTATGTCAGCAATGAAGATTCCACAG GTGGCAGTAGTGTGTGGGTCATGCACAGCTGGAGGCGCCTATGTGCCCACTATGGCTGAAGAGGCTGTGATTGTCCACAGGATAGGAACAATATTTTTGGGAGGACCACCACTGGTGAAGGCTGCGACTGGGGAGGAGGTGTCTCCAGAGGACCTGGGTGGAGCCAGGCTGCACTCAGG AGTGAGTGGCTGTGTGGACCATTTTGCCACAGTGGAGAGTGAAGCATATGAGTATACCAGAAATATCATCTCTACATTAAACTTTGAACTCCCAGAGGAGCACAATACTCAGGCTGAGGAGCCCCTGTACAGCACAGACGATCTTATGGCTCTTGCCCCCCGGAGCTACAATTACAGCATGGATGTCAGACTG ATCGTGAGTCGACTGACTGATGGAAGTAGGTTTCAGGAGTTCAAGGCCCGTTACGGTACCACCCTCCTCACTGGGTTTGCCAGAATTGAAGG GCATCAGATTGGAATCGTGGCAAATAATGGAGAGTTGACGTATGAAGCTTCCCTGAAAGGCAGTCATTTTGTTCAACTGTGTGACCAGAGAGACATCCCTCTGATCTTCCTGCAGAACACAGCACCAGAAcctgcacacacactctcacaatcCAAG GCAGAGTCCAACACTAACAGACTGAAAGCGCAGGGTTCCATGATGTCTGCTGTGGTCTGTGCCTCAGTTCCCAAGATCACTGTGGTTATTGGGGGATGTCATGGAAGTGACAGCTATGCAATG TGTGGAAGAGCTTTTGACCCTAACTTTCTGTTCCTGTGGCCTAACGCAAGAGTGTCGATTTTGGCCCCAGGCCATTCAGATGCATTTGTGCAGACAGAGGAGGAAATCACACAGATTAATGACAT GTTGGAGGAAGAGAGTTCAGCATTCTTCTCCACTGGCAGACTGTGGGACGATGGGGTTATTCTTCCTCAAGACACCAGAAAG GTTATAAGCATGTGTTTGAAAATCATAAAGCAGCAAGAGTATCAATTGTCCAGAGAGAAGATGAGAACTCCTTTACTCCGACTGTAA
- the si:ch211-198n5.11 gene encoding methylcrotonoyl-coenzyme A carboxylase 2 isoform X2 — translation MSSTVHRRRLPSAFPVIDGAFQPVHRHVYEANLRNSLFCQQKYFEQKEKVLKGGGEKAIARHTQRNQKVLVRDRLRMLLDDEDYLELSPFAGLGLPYGDIPSAGCLTGIGKINGLWCVFIANDATVKGGTAYPITVKKQLRAQDVSMQNRLPCIYLVDSGGAFLPLQSEIFPDKNQGGRTFYNEAVMSAMKIPQVAVVCGSCTAGGAYVPTMAEEAVIVHRIGTIFLGGPPLVKAATGEEVSPEDLGGARLHSGVSGCVDHFATVESEAYEYTRNIISTLNFELPEEHNTQAEEPLYSTDDLMALAPRSYNYSMDVRLIVSRLTDGSRFQEFKARYGTTLLTGFARIEGHQIGIVANNGELTYEASLKGSHFVQLCDQRDIPLIFLQNTAPEPAHTLSQSKAESNTNRLKAQGSMMSAVVCASVPKITVVIGGCHGSDSYAMCGRAFDPNFLFLWPNARVSILAPGHSDAFVQTEEEITQINDMLEEESSAFFSTGRLWDDGVILPQDTRKVISMCLKIIKQQEYQLSREKMRTPLLRL, via the exons ATGAGCTCCACTGTGCACAGGAGACGCCTGCCAAGTGCCTTTCCAGTTATAGATGGAGCATTTCAGCCAGTTCACAGACATGTATATGAAGCAAATCTCAGGAACAGCCTGTTCTGTCAGCAAAA ATATTTTGAGCAGAAGGAAAAAGTATTGAAGGGGGGTGGTGAAAAGGCCATAGCTCGACATACGCAGAGGAATCAGAAGGTCTTGGTACGAGACAGACTTCGCATGCTACTGGATGATGAAGATTATTTAGAACTTTCTCCTTTCGCTGGACTTGGCCTGCCCTATGGAGACATTCCATCAGCAGGCTGTCTCACAG gaatTGGTAAAATAAATGGACTATGGTGCGTATTCATTGCTAACGATGCCACTGTGAAAGGAGGTACAGCATATCCCATCACAGTTAAAAAGCAGCTCAGGGCACAAGACGTGTCCATGCAAAATCGTTTGCCTTGTATTTACTTGGTGGACAGTGGTGGCGCGTTTCTGCCTCTTCAG TCAGAGATCTTTCCTGATAAAAACCAAGGAGGACGCACCTTTTACAATGAAGCAGTTATGTCAGCAATGAAGATTCCACAG GTGGCAGTAGTGTGTGGGTCATGCACAGCTGGAGGCGCCTATGTGCCCACTATGGCTGAAGAGGCTGTGATTGTCCACAGGATAGGAACAATATTTTTGGGAGGACCACCACTGGTGAAGGCTGCGACTGGGGAGGAGGTGTCTCCAGAGGACCTGGGTGGAGCCAGGCTGCACTCAGG AGTGAGTGGCTGTGTGGACCATTTTGCCACAGTGGAGAGTGAAGCATATGAGTATACCAGAAATATCATCTCTACATTAAACTTTGAACTCCCAGAGGAGCACAATACTCAGGCTGAGGAGCCCCTGTACAGCACAGACGATCTTATGGCTCTTGCCCCCCGGAGCTACAATTACAGCATGGATGTCAGACTG ATCGTGAGTCGACTGACTGATGGAAGTAGGTTTCAGGAGTTCAAGGCCCGTTACGGTACCACCCTCCTCACTGGGTTTGCCAGAATTGAAGG GCATCAGATTGGAATCGTGGCAAATAATGGAGAGTTGACGTATGAAGCTTCCCTGAAAGGCAGTCATTTTGTTCAACTGTGTGACCAGAGAGACATCCCTCTGATCTTCCTGCAGAACACAGCACCAGAAcctgcacacacactctcacaatcCAAG GCAGAGTCCAACACTAACAGACTGAAAGCGCAGGGTTCCATGATGTCTGCTGTGGTCTGTGCCTCAGTTCCCAAGATCACTGTGGTTATTGGGGGATGTCATGGAAGTGACAGCTATGCAATG TGTGGAAGAGCTTTTGACCCTAACTTTCTGTTCCTGTGGCCTAACGCAAGAGTGTCGATTTTGGCCCCAGGCCATTCAGATGCATTTGTGCAGACAGAGGAGGAAATCACACAGATTAATGACAT GTTGGAGGAAGAGAGTTCAGCATTCTTCTCCACTGGCAGACTGTGGGACGATGGGGTTATTCTTCCTCAAGACACCAGAAAG GTTATAAGCATGTGTTTGAAAATCATAAAGCAGCAAGAGTATCAATTGTCCAGAGAGAAGATGAGAACTCCTTTACTCCGACTGTAA